The DNA window GCGGAACAGGCCCACGACACCCGAAACGTCGTCATGCAACTTATCAGATCACGCACCACTCCTGCCGCCCGCGCTTACGCAGAGTACAGAAAGGCGGAGGGTCGTAGTCTGAATGCGCTAATCGCTGAAAAAACTTCGAAGCTGTTCGGGAAAGGTGCAATCTTCGCAAAACTCACCCCGTCACAGCAGAATCGCGTCTTTGCCGAAGTTGTGGCGTCAGCCGGTAGATCTCATCCTGCGGTTACACGCAATGCGATGCGATTGTCTTACTTGGGCCGTGGCGTCATTTTGCTGTCACTGGCACTATCGATGTATAACGTTCTCAACGCTTCCAACAAGGCCACTGCGGTCAAACGCGAGCTTATCACCACGGTGGCAGGAATCGGTGGGAGCATCGCCGCAGGGGCGCTCGCGGGTTTGGCGTGCGGCCCTGGTGCCCCGGTATGTGTGACAATAGGTGCGTTTGCTGGGGGAGCTCTGGCCGCCTTCAGTGCTGGCTTTATTTGGTAGAGCACGCTCGTGAGATTACTCCCGACCTCAAAGTTTGCGGCGCGATTGGCGTCACCTCCTACCGACACGGAACTGCCGTCCTCTGAATTGCTTTTAGACGGTAGGCCGAGTGGACTGATCGTGACCGGTGCAGTGCTGGAAACAGCCTTGGCATGGCAGGGTTGCAGCATTGCCTTCTTTACTGATGACATCCCCTACGAAGACATGCTGCGGATTTACATGTTCGACGCCAATATGACATTGGTCGATTCGGCAGTGCTCGGCTCGAGGTATTCCACAGGCACGTTTGCTGAGCTGAATCTCCTGCCGCCGAATTCACTGACGTTCCGTTTTTTTGGTGGCACTGTTTGGCGCCTGATACTACTCGACAAGCAGGAATTTTCCCTTCCCTTTCTTTCCGACCCTGGCGGCGTGAGCCGAAAGTTCAAATTCTTCCGGCATTTCCGCATCGAAGGCAAACCACAACCGCAAGGGGCATGCGAGATTTCAAATCAAAGTGAGAAGGCGCCGCGGACACAGGTCGCCACATCGCTACCACGCCGCTCGTCAAGAGGCGAAACGCAACATTCGTTCATCGCCGTGGCCTGATTCTTTTAACCCTTTGGCTGGTCGCCGGTTCGCATCTTGCACTCCGATCCGACGGCAAACCGCATGAACGAAATCACATTGACATATCGAGAAACTTAGATATACTACGTGCATGGACCTTCTCGAAATCTTCAAAGCCCTTTCAAACCGAACCCGCCTTGACATTTTGAAGGGGCTGAAGGATCCGGCGAACAGCTTCCCTCCCCAGGATGAAGGCGACGTTCACACCTTAGGCGTCTGTGTCAGCAGTATTCAGGAAGGCGTTGGGTTGTCGCAGTCCACCGTGTCCAATTATCTTGCCACGCTACAGCGTGCGGGATTGGTCGAGGTGACCCGCGTCGGCCAGTGGACGTACTACAAGCGCAACGAAGCGGCCATCAAGGCGCTTGCTGACGTCATGGGGACAGAACTGTAATTTTTTTTGTCACAACATATCGATAATTATCGATATCTATTTTTAACGAAATGAGGATATGAAATGAAAGCGATGACACTTACATCATTTGGCGGTCCCGATTCCTTCGAACTTAGCGAAGTGCCCAAGCCAATCCCGCAAGCTGGACAGGTCCTGGTCCGGGTACACGCCACTTCCATCAATCCACTGGACTTCCAGGTCCGGCGCGGCGACTATCCCGACCTGGTGCCACTGCCGGCCATTACCGGACACGATGTCTCGGGCGTTGTCGAGGCGGTCGGGCCGGGCGTGACGTCCTTCGCGCCAGGGGACGAAGTCTGGTACACACCGCAAATATTCGATGGTCCGGGCAGCTATGCCGAGTACCACGTCGCTGCGGAAGGCATCATCGGCAAGAAGCCCGCCTCGCTGAGTCATCTCGAGGCGGCAAGCCTGACCTTGGTTGGTGGCACCGCGTGGGAAGCACTCGTCGTGCGCGCGGGTCTCAGGGTCGGGGAAAGCATCCTTATCCACGGCGGCGCGGGCGGCGTCGGCCATGTGGCGATCCAACTGGCGAAAGCAATCGGTGCGAAGGTATTCACCACCGTGCGCGAGGCAAACTTTGAGTTCGCCCGCAGCCTGGGTGCCGATGTGCCCATCGACTACGAAAAAGAAGACTATGTCGACGCCGTCATGCGTGAAACCGTGGGACGCGGAGTCGATGTCGTGTTCGACACCATCGGTGGCGACACCCTTGCGCGCAGCGCAGACGTGCTCGCCCAACTTGGCCGCGTGGTCAGCATCGTGGACATTGCAAAGCCACAGAACCTGATTCAGGCTTGGGGCAAGAACGCGAGTTATCACTTTGTTTTCACAAGACAGAACCGTGGCAAGCTCGATGAGTTGAGTGCATTGATCGAGCGCGGACAGCTGCGGCCACACGTCGGCGCCGTCTATTCGCTGGCCGATATCCCGCTGGCCCATGCGCGGCTGGAGAGTGCCAACAACGGTCTCCGTGGGAAAATCGTGATCGACGTCAAAGGTGCGTCATGATTTACGAGATCGCCCTGCTCCCGGTTCGCCATGAAGACGTCGACATCTTCAAGCGTGCATTTGCAGAGGTCGCTCCTTTGCTCATGCGCGCCAAGGGTTACGGCGGTCACCTGCTCGCGCAAGGAATTGAAACACCGCATCGTTTCAATCTGATCGTGCGATGGCAGTCGCTTGAAGATCACACGCCGGGCTTCGAAGCGAGTGAAGACCATCGGGTGTTCATGACGGGCATACAGGAATATTTATCGGAAGAACCGACGGTTTATCACATCGAGGGAGCGGTTTTTTAGGGATGCGAATCAGATCATTTGAACGCCCACGAATTTCGGTTTGTGGGCTTTCTTTGCGCGATTCAGCCCCGCCCAATGCGATTTGTCCGACGTACAATTGCAAAATGATGAACACTATCGATGCCGGCCGAAATGCAATCCGTGAGGGAATATGAATAGAATCTTGTGGGCACCTTTCTTTGCGCTTCCCTTGGTAACGGCCAGCGCCAGCACGTGCTATGGCACGCCGGCTCAAGGACGCCTGCAAGGCGGCGTGCAACTTCCAGCCCACGGACAAAATTATGTCCCATACAGCGCTATGGGGGTCACGCTCGGCCGCACTTATGTGCATCAAACAGTCCGAGACATCGTTGTCGATGCCTATGCGGCGACTCGCATCAGCGCGCCCGACAAGCGCTTTATGTATGGCGAAACCGGCTTGGCGACTGGCGGGCTATTCAAGCCCCACCGGACTCACCAATCCGGTGTTTCGGTCGACTTCATGGTGCCCGTCATCGACCGCGCACACAAATCCGTGCTGATGCCGGCGACGATGGAAAACAAATTCGGCTACGAATTGGAATTTGATGAGCGCGGCTCGCTGGACAATCTGCAAATCGACTTCGAAGCCATGGCGGAGCACCTCTACCAACTTGCCGAAGCGGCAAAGAAGCATCAGGTAAAAATTAAGACCGTGATCTTCCAGAAGGAACTCATGGAATTACTGTTCCAGACAAAGCGCGGCAATGTACTTCGGAACACGGTTCCCTTTATGAAAACGACGCCGTGGATCAAACACGACGAACATTATCATGTGGAATTTTCCCTTCAGTGCCGCCCTCTCCGTGAATACGAGAGAGCAGCGAAATAAGTAGATGATGGTTGAACAGCCGGGATCTATTTTTGAGGCCTGATGACCGCGTCGAAGTTTCCGTCATCATTCAAACGCCCGGTCGCCCAAGCCACCCCGCGCGCGACCAGATTCAGGTAGCGCTTATCGGCCATGGTGTTCTCGTTGTGTGCCAACGTCAAGCTGAACACTTTCGCCTTGGCCGGTCCATACTCATGGGTCCATGCCACCGTGAACTGCTGGCTGCGTTCGCTTTCCTTCACCGCGTTCGGCTGAATGCCCGCCAGGATCGGCGTGACGCCGAAATCCGCCAGGTTGTTGTAGAGTTCTTCGTCCGGCGTGGTCCACAGTTCCAGCCCTTTGGCGATCGGGTGCCCCGCGTTGATCGCGCTCAGTTTGATCGGCGACTGCGGCCCGTGACCGGTGGACTGGATACCGGTG is part of the Oxalobacteraceae bacterium OTU3CAMAD1 genome and encodes:
- a CDS encoding penicillin-insensitive murein endopeptidase, whose protein sequence is MNRILWAPFFALPLVTASASTCYGTPAQGRLQGGVQLPAHGQNYVPYSAMGVTLGRTYVHQTVRDIVVDAYAATRISAPDKRFMYGETGLATGGLFKPHRTHQSGVSVDFMVPVIDRAHKSVLMPATMENKFGYELEFDERGSLDNLQIDFEAMAEHLYQLAEAAKKHQVKIKTVIFQKELMELLFQTKRGNVLRNTVPFMKTTPWIKHDEHYHVEFSLQCRPLREYERAAK
- a CDS encoding helix-turn-helix domain-containing protein — its product is MDLLEIFKALSNRTRLDILKGLKDPANSFPPQDEGDVHTLGVCVSSIQEGVGLSQSTVSNYLATLQRAGLVEVTRVGQWTYYKRNEAAIKALADVMGTEL
- a CDS encoding antibiotic biosynthesis monooxygenase gives rise to the protein MIYEIALLPVRHEDVDIFKRAFAEVAPLLMRAKGYGGHLLAQGIETPHRFNLIVRWQSLEDHTPGFEASEDHRVFMTGIQEYLSEEPTVYHIEGAVF
- a CDS encoding zinc-dependent alcohol dehydrogenase family protein, which codes for MKAMTLTSFGGPDSFELSEVPKPIPQAGQVLVRVHATSINPLDFQVRRGDYPDLVPLPAITGHDVSGVVEAVGPGVTSFAPGDEVWYTPQIFDGPGSYAEYHVAAEGIIGKKPASLSHLEAASLTLVGGTAWEALVVRAGLRVGESILIHGGAGGVGHVAIQLAKAIGAKVFTTVREANFEFARSLGADVPIDYEKEDYVDAVMRETVGRGVDVVFDTIGGDTLARSADVLAQLGRVVSIVDIAKPQNLIQAWGKNASYHFVFTRQNRGKLDELSALIERGQLRPHVGAVYSLADIPLAHARLESANNGLRGKIVIDVKGAS